A portion of the Microbulbifer agarilyticus genome contains these proteins:
- a CDS encoding phosphate-starvation-inducible PsiE family protein, which produces MSKSIDKAVSLIDTIKKWMSFLVLVLMTIVVSISVVELGIILYFDIFDPSDDILFLEIDELFRIFGFFFIILIGFELIETIEMYFKKNVIHAEVVLLVAVIAVSRKVILLDLEKYDPLAVIGLGIVIVALGACYYLIKLNSRSENT; this is translated from the coding sequence ATGAGTAAAAGCATCGATAAAGCTGTTTCTTTGATTGATACCATAAAAAAATGGATGTCTTTTTTGGTTCTTGTTCTGATGACAATTGTGGTAAGTATCTCAGTAGTGGAGCTAGGTATAATTCTATACTTTGATATATTTGATCCATCAGATGATATTCTCTTCCTTGAAATAGATGAGTTATTTCGAATTTTTGGTTTCTTTTTTATTATTCTCATAGGTTTTGAGCTGATAGAAACTATAGAGATGTATTTTAAGAAAAACGTCATTCATGCCGAGGTCGTTCTTCTCGTTGCAGTAATTGCAGTCTCGCGAAAAGTAATCCTTCTGGATCTGGAAAAGTATGATCCCTTAGCTGTGATAGGGCTAGGTATAGTTATTGTCGCTCTGGGAGCTTGTTACTATCTCATAAAGCTGAACTCTAGAAGTGAAAATACATAA
- a CDS encoding sugar O-acetyltransferase yields MTEKEKMLAGLPYDAWDETLLSERMAAKSICHRFNTYDPTKLNERMALLSDFLTMKGSAHIEPNFYCDYGYNIRLGNNFYSNHNLTILDVCTVDIGDNVLLGPQVMISTATHPIDALERSTTEYGKPISIGSDVWIGGNVSILPGVSIGSNCVIGAGSVVNKNIPANCVAVGSPCKVVKSV; encoded by the coding sequence ATGACTGAAAAAGAGAAGATGCTAGCGGGATTGCCTTACGATGCATGGGACGAGACTCTGTTAAGTGAGCGCATGGCTGCCAAGTCGATCTGCCATAGGTTTAATACTTACGATCCAACTAAATTAAATGAGCGAATGGCATTGTTGTCAGATTTTTTGACGATGAAAGGAAGTGCGCACATAGAGCCCAATTTTTATTGTGACTATGGTTACAATATTCGATTAGGGAATAATTTTTACTCAAATCACAACCTAACCATTTTGGATGTATGTACGGTAGATATTGGAGACAATGTTCTTCTAGGTCCCCAGGTTATGATTTCTACCGCTACACATCCAATTGATGCCCTTGAACGTAGTACAACAGAATACGGAAAGCCCATTTCAATCGGAAGTGATGTTTGGATTGGAGGGAATGTTTCAATTCTCCCAGGTGTTTCTATAGGTAGTAATTGTGTGATAGGTGCTGGTAGTGTTGTGAATAAGAATATTCCAGCTAATTGTGTAGCTGTAGGCAGCCCCTGTAAAGTTGTTAAGTCAGTTTAA
- a CDS encoding S9 family peptidase encodes MKTTLNAISLGALLFCLQACTPDQSGATSNVESGVAESTAAADTTEPATAFERYSAEQFFQTTTVFGSSINHDNSAVLVSSDASGVFNTYRYPLDGSAPVALTQSDKDTIYGVSWFPLDERILYTADQGGNELNHLYVLEKSGEAKDLTPGDKLKAQFFGWHQDDKQFYVATNERDERAFDLYAYSTDGYERARVFENTDTLNLDTVSRDGRWLVMTKANSNADSDLFLVDLQSEEKTAVHITPHEGNVEHSAYTFTPDSSKLVYGTNEATEYRQAWTYDIATGKRSPLFSADWDVSFVYYSKDGNFRVIGTNEDAQTKLDIVDQRSGKALALPNLPAGDLRGVNFANDGKSMVFYVNSDTAPSNLYSYEFGADKVRRLTDTLNPEISEQNLVASDVVRFPSFDELEIPGLLYKPQGASAENKAPALIWIHGGPGGQSRTGYSAAKQHLVNQGYALFAVNNRGSSGYGKTFFHLDDKKHGEDDLQDIVYGKKYLQSLDWVDQDKIAVIGGSYGGYLTMAAMAFTDEFEAGINIFGVTNWERTLQSIPPWWESFKKALHDEMGDPATDAERHRRISPLFHADKIDNPVLVVQGANDPRVLQVESDEMVEAIRKNNVPVEYVLFPDEGHGFRKKVNRITASEAYVSFLNEHLPLSENHGESESM; translated from the coding sequence ATGAAAACAACCCTTAATGCCATATCCCTTGGAGCGTTGTTGTTTTGCCTCCAGGCCTGTACCCCAGATCAGTCTGGCGCCACCAGCAATGTAGAGTCCGGAGTTGCTGAGTCCACCGCTGCTGCAGATACCACCGAGCCTGCCACCGCTTTTGAGCGCTACTCCGCAGAGCAATTTTTCCAAACCACCACGGTGTTCGGCTCATCTATCAACCATGACAACTCTGCGGTATTGGTAAGCAGCGATGCGTCCGGAGTATTCAACACTTACCGCTATCCTTTAGATGGATCGGCACCCGTGGCACTAACGCAGTCTGACAAGGACACGATTTACGGTGTGAGCTGGTTTCCACTAGATGAGCGAATTCTATACACCGCGGACCAGGGCGGTAATGAGCTGAACCACCTGTATGTTCTGGAGAAAAGCGGCGAAGCGAAAGATCTGACACCCGGTGACAAGCTCAAAGCCCAGTTTTTCGGCTGGCATCAGGACGATAAGCAGTTCTATGTTGCAACGAACGAGCGAGACGAGCGCGCGTTCGATCTCTATGCCTATTCCACAGACGGGTACGAGCGAGCCCGCGTATTCGAGAATACCGATACACTGAATCTGGATACAGTGAGCCGCGATGGACGTTGGCTGGTCATGACGAAGGCGAACAGCAATGCGGACTCTGACCTCTTTCTGGTAGACCTGCAATCGGAAGAGAAAACTGCAGTACATATCACTCCGCATGAAGGCAACGTAGAGCATTCTGCCTATACGTTTACTCCAGACAGCAGCAAGCTGGTGTATGGCACCAATGAAGCTACCGAGTATCGCCAGGCATGGACTTACGATATTGCTACCGGAAAGCGCTCTCCCCTGTTCAGCGCAGATTGGGATGTATCCTTCGTTTACTACTCCAAAGATGGCAATTTCCGCGTAATCGGTACCAATGAAGATGCCCAGACCAAACTGGACATTGTCGACCAGCGCTCAGGTAAGGCCCTGGCCCTGCCGAATCTACCCGCCGGGGATCTGCGCGGTGTGAACTTTGCCAATGATGGCAAGTCCATGGTGTTCTATGTGAACTCCGATACTGCACCCTCAAACCTGTATAGCTATGAGTTTGGTGCAGACAAGGTACGCCGGCTGACAGATACCCTTAACCCGGAAATCAGCGAGCAAAACCTAGTTGCCAGTGATGTGGTGCGCTTCCCGAGTTTTGATGAGCTTGAAATTCCCGGCCTTCTGTACAAACCGCAGGGAGCCAGTGCCGAGAATAAAGCCCCAGCGCTGATCTGGATTCACGGTGGCCCCGGTGGCCAGTCCCGTACGGGCTACAGCGCCGCCAAGCAACACCTGGTTAATCAAGGCTACGCCCTGTTTGCAGTAAACAACCGAGGCTCATCCGGATACGGCAAGACCTTTTTCCACCTGGATGATAAAAAGCACGGGGAAGATGATTTGCAGGATATTGTCTACGGCAAGAAGTACCTGCAGTCCCTGGACTGGGTAGATCAGGACAAGATCGCGGTCATTGGTGGCAGCTACGGTGGTTACCTGACGATGGCAGCCATGGCGTTCACCGATGAATTTGAAGCGGGGATTAATATTTTCGGCGTCACTAATTGGGAACGCACCTTACAGAGTATCCCGCCCTGGTGGGAATCGTTCAAGAAAGCGCTGCATGACGAAATGGGTGATCCGGCAACAGATGCCGAGCGCCATCGCCGCATTTCCCCACTGTTTCATGCCGACAAAATCGATAATCCTGTCTTGGTAGTACAAGGCGCAAACGACCCGCGTGTTTTGCAGGTTGAAAGCGACGAAATGGTCGAGGCTATTCGCAAAAATAATGTACCGGTCGAGTATGTGCTGTTCCCGGATGAGGGCCACGGCTTCCGCAAGAAGGTGAATCGCATCACTGCGTCGGAAGCTTATGTAAGCTTCCTAAATGAACACTTGCCACTCAGTGAAAATCATGGTGAAAGTGAAAGCATGTAA
- a CDS encoding alpha/beta family hydrolase, translated as MILTKLIRGFVFASVLFSFHQVAVADAQSEVDTAMTSSPSVAVFQKRNFVGVSLFFGFEPVAPISNRGVIVYPGAFQDPRAYAPIARHFADQGYYAAVVTPPFNFGFLGTHYGTYVKNHWRNDVADWVVAGHSLGGTVAALWVDNNRAPSDGIAGLVLLAAYPDALTNLSDIQIPVTSIWGSVDGLTTESDIEGSKDQLPANTNYVRIEGGNHTQFYYSDTLQNNDNPAQIPREEQQLIVEREIAAMLH; from the coding sequence GTGATTTTGACCAAATTGATCAGAGGTTTTGTATTCGCGAGTGTTTTGTTTTCTTTCCATCAGGTGGCGGTAGCCGATGCCCAAAGTGAAGTGGATACTGCGATGACTTCATCGCCGTCCGTTGCGGTGTTTCAGAAGCGCAACTTTGTGGGCGTTTCCCTGTTCTTTGGTTTTGAACCGGTTGCCCCGATTTCAAACCGCGGCGTGATCGTCTATCCCGGTGCGTTCCAAGACCCACGCGCCTACGCGCCGATAGCCCGTCATTTTGCTGACCAGGGGTACTACGCTGCGGTCGTTACCCCACCATTTAACTTCGGCTTCCTTGGTACCCACTACGGTACCTATGTGAAGAATCACTGGAGGAACGATGTTGCGGATTGGGTTGTGGCTGGGCATTCGCTGGGCGGTACAGTGGCTGCTCTATGGGTAGACAACAATCGAGCACCCTCAGACGGTATTGCCGGATTGGTCCTGCTCGCTGCGTATCCAGACGCTTTGACCAACCTGTCTGATATACAAATTCCAGTTACTTCAATCTGGGGCAGCGTGGATGGTCTCACTACTGAAAGCGATATTGAGGGCAGTAAGGACCAGCTGCCGGCCAATACCAACTATGTACGTATTGAAGGTGGTAACCATACACAGTTCTATTACTCCGATACCCTGCAGAATAATGACAACCCTGCGCAAATCCCTCGAGAGGAACAGCAGCTGATCGTCGAGCGAGAAATAGCCGCGATGCTGCACTAA
- a CDS encoding protein adenylyltransferase SelO produces the protein MAQSSNSPANSRVTSFDEFTQLADYSLMDSLHADPDATTDGDDHRSRQVFSGHFVPVTPTPIVRPEYVIHSKTLFRTLGLSDELAQDKAFSQLFSGDVSVAKPPMRHVGWATGYALSIYGTEYTQQCPFGTGNGYGDGRAISIFEGVFNGQRWEMQLKGGGPTPYCRGADGRAVLRSSVREFLAQEYMHALGVPTSRSLTLYVSKTETVARPWYSPESHSFDPDIITENPVAITTRVAPSFLRVGQIELFARRVRSNAHNQALEELHMIVQHVIEREYKDEIDSELAFSDKLIELAQLFRERLTRLVANWVRVGYCQGNFNSDNCAAGGFTLDYGPFGFCEVFDPQFQPWTGGGHHFSFFNQPTAAEANFHMFWSAIRPLLEDNQEALEKLDEIRRGFQNVMQTQMQDMWAEKLGLREFDHALFEELVKLMSHSEVDYTMFFRELSHMPENVSALKTSFYFETSSELDEQWQSWLGRWHELVKTGSDLSATAKKMQQVNPKYAWREWLIVPAYQQATQGDYSLIEELQEVLSRPYDEQSKEMEVKYYRLRPKEYFNSGGVSHYSCSS, from the coding sequence ATGGCACAGTCGTCCAATTCACCAGCCAACTCCCGTGTAACAAGCTTTGATGAATTTACACAGTTGGCAGATTACTCATTGATGGATAGCTTACATGCCGACCCCGATGCCACAACCGATGGCGATGACCATCGTTCCCGCCAAGTATTCTCTGGCCATTTTGTGCCGGTAACTCCCACGCCCATTGTTCGGCCGGAATATGTTATCCACAGCAAGACACTCTTTCGCACCCTTGGATTAAGCGACGAGCTTGCACAAGACAAAGCATTCAGCCAACTATTCTCCGGTGATGTTTCAGTAGCCAAGCCCCCCATGCGCCATGTGGGCTGGGCAACAGGTTACGCACTTTCTATTTACGGCACGGAATACACTCAACAGTGCCCATTTGGTACCGGCAACGGTTATGGCGACGGCCGCGCAATTTCAATCTTCGAAGGTGTTTTCAACGGCCAACGCTGGGAAATGCAGTTAAAAGGTGGCGGTCCAACACCTTATTGCCGCGGTGCCGATGGACGTGCAGTTTTGCGTTCCAGCGTGCGAGAGTTTTTAGCCCAGGAGTATATGCACGCGCTGGGTGTACCAACCTCGCGGTCATTAACACTCTACGTATCCAAGACTGAAACGGTAGCACGCCCCTGGTATTCACCAGAATCCCACTCGTTTGACCCAGATATTATTACGGAAAATCCGGTCGCAATTACCACGCGCGTAGCCCCCTCCTTTTTACGCGTCGGCCAAATAGAGCTATTCGCGCGGCGCGTGCGCAGTAATGCACACAATCAAGCACTCGAAGAGCTGCATATGATCGTTCAGCATGTTATCGAACGAGAATACAAAGATGAGATTGACTCCGAGCTTGCATTTTCCGATAAATTGATCGAGCTGGCACAGCTATTCCGGGAGCGCCTTACGCGCTTGGTCGCCAACTGGGTTCGCGTTGGCTACTGTCAGGGAAACTTCAATAGCGACAACTGCGCCGCTGGTGGTTTTACTCTCGACTATGGCCCCTTTGGGTTTTGTGAAGTTTTCGATCCACAATTTCAGCCTTGGACCGGTGGTGGTCATCATTTTTCATTTTTCAATCAACCGACGGCAGCCGAGGCGAACTTCCATATGTTCTGGTCGGCAATTCGGCCATTGCTCGAAGATAATCAAGAGGCGCTAGAAAAACTCGACGAAATACGCCGCGGCTTCCAAAACGTCATGCAAACGCAGATGCAAGACATGTGGGCAGAAAAGCTTGGACTGCGGGAATTCGATCACGCGCTATTTGAGGAGCTGGTAAAGCTCATGAGCCATTCGGAAGTGGACTACACAATGTTCTTTCGCGAACTGTCACATATGCCGGAGAATGTATCTGCACTGAAAACGAGCTTTTATTTCGAAACGTCATCAGAACTCGATGAGCAATGGCAATCCTGGTTAGGCCGCTGGCACGAACTGGTGAAGACCGGCAGTGACCTTTCGGCGACGGCCAAGAAGATGCAGCAGGTCAACCCCAAATATGCGTGGCGAGAATGGCTAATCGTCCCAGCTTATCAACAAGCCACCCAAGGTGATTACTCGCTCATTGAGGAACTTCAGGAAGTCCTGAGCCGCCCCTATGATGAGCAGTCAAAAGAAATGGAAGTAAAATACTACCGCCTCAGACCGAAGGAATACTTTAATTCGGGTGGCGTTTCGCACTACAGCTGTTCATCTTGA
- a CDS encoding aspartoacylase has product MKNAIKQVAITGGTHGNELTGVYLIKHWSSCPEEVQRDSFATELHLTNPSANQQVRRYIDQDLNRQFNIQDLNNPELDGCEQQRAKALNTLLGPKEDPRVDFVIDLHTTTANMGMSLVFNTSDPFVVGMAFYIKQKMPHATLFFHPSDRLEDNFLTSVGRFNGFLIEAGPVAQGLLNYQVYSETRTAVMHALDYLEKVNAGGTLDLPRQMSGYQFIEKIRLPEDSTGEITAMVHPNLQDKDYHPINPGDPLFITLAGETIPYQGDTTVYGAFINEAAYYDQHIGLSFMREVDITLNDVN; this is encoded by the coding sequence ATGAAGAACGCAATTAAGCAGGTCGCCATTACCGGCGGTACACACGGCAACGAATTAACCGGCGTGTATCTGATTAAACACTGGTCATCCTGCCCTGAGGAAGTACAACGAGATAGTTTTGCGACCGAACTGCACCTGACCAACCCCAGCGCCAATCAACAGGTCAGACGCTATATTGATCAGGACCTGAACCGCCAATTCAATATCCAGGACCTCAACAATCCGGAACTAGACGGCTGTGAGCAGCAGCGTGCTAAAGCATTGAATACACTGCTAGGTCCCAAGGAAGATCCTAGAGTCGATTTTGTCATCGACCTGCATACCACAACGGCAAATATGGGCATGTCACTGGTATTCAACACCAGTGATCCATTCGTGGTAGGTATGGCCTTTTACATTAAGCAAAAGATGCCCCACGCCACGCTGTTTTTTCATCCGAGCGACCGCCTGGAAGACAACTTCCTGACATCTGTTGGGCGTTTCAATGGTTTTCTTATTGAAGCTGGACCGGTCGCTCAGGGCCTGCTGAATTATCAGGTCTATTCGGAAACCCGCACCGCAGTAATGCATGCGCTGGATTATCTGGAGAAAGTGAATGCGGGTGGCACGCTCGATCTGCCAAGACAGATGAGCGGTTATCAGTTTATTGAAAAGATCCGGCTACCTGAAGATTCCACTGGTGAAATAACTGCTATGGTTCACCCCAATTTGCAGGACAAGGACTATCACCCGATTAATCCGGGCGACCCTCTGTTTATTACCCTCGCTGGTGAAACGATTCCCTATCAAGGAGATACCACCGTATACGGTGCGTTTATTAATGAAGCCGCGTATTACGATCAGCACATTGGTCTGAGCTTTATGCGAGAAGTCGATATCACACTGAATGACGTAAATTAA